A single window of Constrictibacter sp. MBR-5 DNA harbors:
- a CDS encoding alpha-ketoacid dehydrogenase subunit beta, with protein sequence MRPSEPQAHPATITYREAIREGIRDALRRDRRTFLMGEDVGRYGGCYAVSKGLLDEFGAERVRDTPLSEAAFVGAGIGAALGGMRPIVEVMTVNFSLLALDQIVNNAATIPHMSGGQFAVPLVIRMATGAGRQLAAQHSHSFEGWYAHIPGIKILAPATVEDARHMLWPALQDPNPVLIFEHVQLYNAEDGAPEPHGEVDITNARVRRTGKDVTLIAYGGGLSKTLAAAELLARDGIDAEVVDLRVLRPLDTQTILRSVAKTHRVVIVDEAWKSGSLSAEICTRIVEGAFYELDAPVARVCGAEVPIPYPKHLEDASLPQPNAIRQAALALAQPG encoded by the coding sequence ATGAGACCCTCTGAGCCGCAGGCCCACCCCGCGACGATCACCTACCGTGAAGCAATCAGGGAGGGCATCCGCGACGCACTCAGGCGCGACCGGCGGACCTTCCTGATGGGCGAGGACGTCGGGCGGTACGGCGGCTGCTATGCCGTCAGCAAAGGCCTGCTCGACGAGTTCGGCGCGGAACGCGTCCGCGACACGCCGCTTTCGGAGGCTGCCTTCGTCGGTGCCGGAATCGGCGCCGCATTGGGCGGCATGCGCCCGATCGTCGAGGTGATGACGGTCAATTTCAGCCTGCTCGCCCTCGACCAGATCGTGAACAATGCGGCAACCATCCCGCACATGTCGGGCGGCCAGTTCGCGGTGCCGCTCGTCATCCGCATGGCCACGGGGGCGGGCCGACAGCTCGCCGCGCAGCACTCCCACAGTTTCGAGGGCTGGTACGCACACATCCCGGGCATCAAGATCCTGGCGCCGGCGACGGTCGAGGACGCGCGGCACATGCTCTGGCCGGCCCTGCAGGATCCGAATCCTGTGCTTATCTTCGAGCATGTGCAACTCTACAATGCCGAGGATGGCGCGCCGGAGCCGCACGGCGAGGTCGACATCACGAACGCCAGAGTGCGGCGGACGGGGAAAGACGTCACGCTGATCGCCTATGGCGGCGGCCTCTCGAAGACGCTCGCGGCCGCGGAGCTCCTCGCCCGCGACGGTATCGACGCGGAAGTCGTCGACCTCCGCGTGCTGCGGCCGCTGGACACCCAAACGATCCTCCGGTCGGTGGCGAAGACGCACCGGGTCGTGATCGTCGACGAAGCGTGGAAGAGCGGCAGCCTTTCCGCCGAGATCTGCACCCGCATTGTCGAGGGCGCCTTCTACGAACTGGACGCACCAGTCGCCCGCGTGTGTGGTGCAGAGGTGCCGATCCCCTATCCCAAACACCTCGAAGATGCGAGCCTGCCGCAGCCGAATGCGATCAGACAGGCGGCTCTGGCGCTGGCGCAGCCCGGATGA
- the pdhA gene encoding pyruvate dehydrogenase (acetyl-transferring) E1 component subunit alpha, with protein sequence MRDSLTKPRLSREHTHELLRQMIRIRRFEAKCAELYSAEKIRGFLHLYDGEEAIAVGVMKSLRPEDAVVATYREHGHALARGVAMGPVMAEMFGKMTGCSRGRGGSMHLFDAASRFYGGNAIVGGGLPLATGLALADRMSGRERVTACFFGEGAVAEGEFHESMNLAALWKLPVLFICENNLYAMGTALDRSEAETDIHKKAGVYGMPAEVVDGMDVVAVEAAASRAVTAIQRYDGPRFLECRTYRFRPHSMFDAQLYRSKEEVEAWRRHDPLERFTDWLRGSGLLHDEELATIGIAVAKEVEEAVAFAERGEWEPVEHLTRYVYMDEVPA encoded by the coding sequence ATGAGGGACAGCCTGACCAAGCCGCGGCTCAGCCGCGAGCACACGCACGAACTCCTCCGGCAGATGATCCGGATCCGCCGCTTCGAGGCGAAGTGCGCCGAGCTTTACAGCGCCGAGAAGATCCGGGGTTTCCTCCACCTTTACGACGGAGAGGAGGCGATCGCCGTGGGCGTGATGAAGTCGCTGCGGCCAGAGGATGCGGTCGTCGCGACCTACCGCGAGCACGGGCATGCGCTGGCGCGCGGCGTCGCGATGGGACCGGTGATGGCCGAGATGTTCGGCAAGATGACTGGCTGCAGCCGCGGGCGCGGCGGCTCGATGCACCTGTTCGATGCAGCGAGCCGCTTCTACGGCGGCAACGCGATCGTCGGCGGCGGACTGCCGCTGGCGACGGGTCTCGCCCTTGCCGACCGAATGAGCGGCCGGGAGCGCGTGACCGCCTGCTTCTTCGGGGAAGGTGCCGTCGCGGAGGGCGAGTTTCACGAGTCGATGAACTTGGCTGCCCTGTGGAAGCTGCCGGTCCTGTTCATCTGCGAGAACAATCTCTACGCGATGGGGACGGCGCTCGACCGATCGGAAGCGGAGACCGACATTCACAAGAAGGCCGGCGTCTACGGCATGCCGGCCGAGGTGGTCGACGGCATGGACGTCGTCGCCGTCGAGGCGGCGGCCTCCCGCGCGGTCACCGCCATCCAGCGATACGACGGCCCGCGTTTCCTGGAATGCCGCACCTACCGCTTTCGTCCCCACTCGATGTTCGATGCGCAGCTGTATCGCAGCAAAGAAGAGGTCGAAGCCTGGCGCCGACACGACCCGCTCGAGCGCTTCACCGATTGGCTTCGGGGGAGCGGTCTGCTGCACGACGAAGAGTTGGCCACGATCGGAATCGCCGTGGCGAAGGAGGTGGAGGAAGCGGTCGCATTCGCCGAACGAGGGGAATGGGAGCCGGTCGAACATCTGACGCGGTACGTCTACATGGACGAGGTGCCGGCATGA